taatagcaaaaagaaaatgtttcccAAATGTGTTTAGCCTATGTATTAGAACAGAAAAATTCATCACtatgataaaaacaatatcagaatattcaaatcattcaaaatgattgagaagtaaatttttattttaaaaaaaagtggagTTACATTTGTCATCATTACGAATTGGTCATGTAAAAGCAATCTTTATCTGGAAGAAGTATTAAGATGTCTTTACTTTTatcatttcaatgaattttttttgaagACTTTAACTTCTCATATGTGTTTACTTAGACATCAACTTAGTTTTTAATCACCTTAGAATAAGAAACTTGGACTAATTAAGTGATAGCGTTTAAATTAATGAGGCGAATAGTGTTGGTCCAAAAGCGTTACAATGTAGGCCTGAAAAGTTCGCGTACGATGACAGATTACTTTTTACTCAAGGAATAAGTTTAGTATTAGACTCTAAAAATAGATACCATGCATGCAGTACTAATCATGTTTGGAGACCACCCCTAAAATTTTCCGATGATTAGAAAGTAAATAAATTAGTAATTTAATGACACACAGTATGTTTGAAACTAATTTAAGTTTGCCATCTGGGTATAATTAAAAGACCTGCATTTATTTGTTGCTTAAAATGACTGTTTTTGAATTTGTTAACGAATGCTTTACCACTTTTTATGGCAGTTTATGCAAATCCGTAATAAGAtttgtacaatacatgtacaatacctCCTTTCTGCAGACGTTAGATTTGCATTCTCTTTTAATGATCtctccctccctccctccctccctctctctctctctctctctctctctctctcatcgtttatataaaattaacgtTTACATATACCTTTGAATTACATACACGACAACAACGCCTGAAAGAGGACTTTATCATTTGTTAGTAAGGAGGTATTTGAAATATCACAGACAGCACAATCTTCCCAATTCATTAATACTTGTTGTACACGTTCATATTGGCGCATTTATAAATTGTGACATAGTCCATATATCCCTGGAAATGCTTGTACCCATCCACGAACCCGATGGAAATTCCATACGGCGTTCTCTGAATTGGTCCATTGGACCTCTTCTTGTTCTGAATACCATTCACGGATCCAGCTAGAGTGTTCCCATCATGGCTAAACGTCACTTCATTCCATGGTTTGAACTGcgcatttaaaaagaaagaaaaaaattgatcaatTGGGTGTTTTACATGACATGTTGCATGATTAAAACTATACAATAACACAAAAAAGTGTTAATCTTAACCAAAGCACATTGAGGATTTGCAATAGTCAAGTTTTACGGTTAACTAAATGAAGAACTCACATTGGTAGGAATAGTAAATCCCGTGCGTTGCCTATATGAGTTCTCAATCTTGTAAGTATGACGTATTGAATCTTTGATCAGTTGAAGGGTCATAGGGGTGTAGCAATCTCCGTTACTGAGAAGGCCCTGGGTCTCAAAGCTAGGGAACTCCTTGTATCTCATTTTGACCAGGAAGTTGGATCCGAGGTACCTTTGTATGTTCGGTATCACGAGTTTGGCTTTACCTTCGAAAAGGGCTAACCCTGTTCTTGTGAACTTGACTCCatgattttttattagaaaGCCGTTACCCGATGTGTCGACACAGTCAATGTCGAATGGAATGTGAACTAAAACTCTACAAACTGTAACAAAAGAAATGCTCGTGTAATTAATTCATGTACTTGTAGACAGTATAAAAATTAtcacatttaaaagaaatatggtCCGAATACTCTTTTTGCCTTACGTTCACTTACCTCTTTTAGGAGGGGGAGGGGTCTGGGTTATTGTACAACCGCAGGTGACCCGGTCATAAGCCGTCCCAGGTGGACATGACCTTTGGACCCACCCGTAACCTTCAATAAGTTCTTCATAAATTGTAGGTTGGTATACGGATGGTCTTTTATTGCATATGGGACCCTCGTCTCCGCAGGGTTCCACGCATTTGGGATCAGGTATACAGGACTGGACTGGTGCCGAGAAAGAGAAACCTCTGGGACAACAGGTGAGCTTTGATTCCTCACCCTCACACTTCCAGTAGAGTCTACAGTTTTTCGATACGTCGTTGGGGTAGGCAATGACACCAGGCATCATACATTTGTCTGCAATGAAAGTATTGGTAATTAGTCCTCTAcgtgttttgttcatttttttcatttagtttCTTGTGTCGATTTGCTCCTTCATgtttataaaactaataaatgatAGTTAAAAGAGCCTATCGCGCTGGGACACAGCGACATATCTTTAACTACAAATCGGTTTTCTTCATCTATGAGTAATTTCCGGTCAATTTATATTGAGAACCCAGTAttccaaacaaaaatataataaacttaaaaaaggGTTATGATTCATGCGTTTGAAAAATGCAGTTATGCCGGTTTTCTCAGAGACCGATTTATTCTATTCAGCATAGTCTTTCTCTAAACtataaactttttcaaaaaatcgatATGAAAGCCCTTGGCTTAATTATGATTAATGGTTGTTGTGTTTgatcactacatgtatatatcatgcAATGGGTTTTTCGATATGCAATATGTTGCATAAACGCCTTGTATGCTGCAGCCATATTTGAATTTGTCATCATCAATCTTATTCACgcttttgaaaaacatttgataaacaaCAAGTAAACATTCAACACATACTTGGACAAACTAACTGCACaagttttgataaaattttcagCAGTTCGTCAAAGGACTCCACTTTGATAGCCTGATCAGGATTCGAAGCGATTCCTCTTAGTTCCTCTTCCTCCGTGTAACGACCGACGCCCACCGAGAACATGTTAATACCCAAATCTCTCGCTAATCTTGACTGTAGTAGggttttttccttttctttagaTATTCCATCAGTGACCACAACACCAGCCATAGGAACCCCATCTCGTTTgtcttttttaaacatatctATCATCTCCTCTATACCAAGGTGGGTGTTGGTACCCTCTCTAGGATGAGGCATGATGCTGGCttgatcttttagatacacCGGATCGTATGAGAGCGGGACAGAGAAGGCAACACCTTTACTGTACACGATGATGCCCATCCTGGTTTCTCCAGAGCCAATATGAAAGCCGTCAACTATTCTGGAAATGGACGTACGAAGGGTTTGGAAATCTGACTCAGAGATACTGTCTGATCCATCGATTACAAAAACGACGTCAATCTGCGCTTTGCAACCTGGACAAATATGAAGAACATATATtgttacaaacattttacattatattcatTGATGATTTGTAAAATGTATACAGTTTaaatggtatttttcaaaagttaaagcattaatttttttacatgtataatatattctaaagttttaaggtataaaaataaagtttcattGATACGTTTTACCGATATACAACGTGTCCTATTGGTTTAAAAACTCACCTTTCGGAAAAGGGTTAGGGCGTTGTCCCGATGAAATGAATACACAgattatgaaaataaacaaagatggAACGACCCTCATTTTTCTAGCCAATGTGGCAGTCCTGTTAacttaaaatcattgaaaagAATGACTTggattttctctttttatattGCATTGTTCAGTCATTCTCGGTTTGCCGGGCGTAACAAGAGGGGGAATCGATCACTTACCGCTTCCGTAACGACTGACATTCTTTTCTCCCTACAAAATGTTGAGAATATTTTCTTTCtccttattctttttttctattttaacgTTTAAAATTCAAACGCAATGCTAAGCATAGTATTTGAAAATAGGAACATTTACATTCTAATTTAAATCAGAAACCCAATACATCTGACTACTTATTTTTCAAGTTTGGCGAGGTTTTTGCGCAAAGTAATCTACCTTACAGTATCATTTTTCTATATTATGTGTATTTGAAAGTTAACACCATCTTTTCATTGCTGTTTATGTTCTTCTTGTGCAAAAACATTTGTTACCAAAATTACAATTTACCATGTAAATTACCATGTAATTATGTAATCCTGATGAAATTATTTTGGAATCAACGATTAAACATTTGTCTATAGTCATGAGAATTAAAATGCTATACTTGATATGGccatattttaaagattttgacgATAACAACAGACTTAATATATACCTTATTTTCTTCATCAGTTAATGCCAAAAACTTTATCATGCGTTTTGTTGGGTCAACATGAATGTAGGGAAGTGAATGAGGTAAGTATTCTTTAATTAAGCCGGCATGcaattaattaacaattaatTACGGTACAGTGTGACACAGAATGATGCATTTTGTCCTCTTTCAAATAAACATACTATCCGTGTGAAACTTTCAAAGGCCATATAATTCTGAAAGAATTAATTGAAGAGGAAGTTAAGACATATTATTGAATTCCGCGAAAACGTGGATTtacaaagatatacatgtatccattTTCCGGTTTAAATATTATTCTTTCTACAGGCCCCTTCTAATCAAACTATCCCAAAACTGGGCTTGATAGTTTCATCATATTGTCATTCTGCTGCatggttatattattttcattttcaccaTGCTATGATGCATCTaattattatctatttaataaatgcttttaaaaaataaattttctagaaatgatactttttgtaaatttatatttcaatgatTGACGTATTCATCACTATCtgatttttctctaaatattctcTCATCCTGTCTgtccttgtatttttttctttttcatctcTCAAATACTCAAACATCTTTATAAACAGATCTAAAAGTTTATGAGTGATATACCAAGctatctgaaaatttgatgtcgtaaatgtgtatttttaacTGTAATTATACACCTGATGTGTTTATTCCGACATGTAAATAATAGTATTATTTCCATATATACTGGATATCTGGTTACATTTTAATTATCGATCAAAATGACTCAAATAgtataaaaacttaattcaaAGAAGACAGACGACTATTGGCTGCTGATTGACAACAATTCACAATGTGGACACTAATAATGGCGATGGTCGTTGGGGGAGTTACTGCCGGGGGAATCAAGCTACACTTGTCAGGTACAGGTTTATGTCTTATTATATAATGAATTTTGTCATTCTTTATTATACAACATATAGAAATACCAACCCAATACACAGATCCAGCAAAAGTCATTAGTACGTAGACAAGTGTATATATACaccaaaaatttatttcattcgctttttaatatttctaaatgatatatttaattaaatgtacatttgcaTGCAATGCTTA
This genomic window from Magallana gigas chromosome 5, xbMagGiga1.1, whole genome shotgun sequence contains:
- the LOC105326593 gene encoding uncharacterized protein LOC105326593 precursor (The RefSeq protein has 4 substitutions compared to this genomic sequence) encodes the protein MKVVPSLFIFIICVFISSGQRPDPFPKGCKAQIDVVFVIDGSDSISESDFQTLRTSISRIVDGFHIGSGETRMGIIVYSKGVAFSVPLSYDPVYLKDQASIMPHPREGTNTHLGIEEMIDMFKKDKRDGVPMAGVVVTDGISKEKEKTLLQSRLARDLGINMFSVGVGRYTEEEELRGIASNPDQAIKVESFDELLKILSKLVQLVCPNKCMMPGVIAYPNDVSKNCRLYWKCEGEESKLTCCPRGFSFSAPVQSCIPDPKCVEPCGDEGPICNKRPSVYQPTIYEELIEGYGWVQRSCPPGTAYDRVTCGCTITQTPPPPRRVCRVLVHIPFDIDCVDTSGNGFLIKNHGVKFTRTGLALFEGKAKLVIPNIQRYLGSNFLVKMRYKEFPSFETQGLLSNGDCYTPMTLQLIKDSIRHTYKIENSYRQRTGFTIPTNFKPWNEVTFSHDGNTLAGSVNGIQNEKRSNGPIQRTPYGISIGFVDGYKHFQGYMDYVTIYKCANMNVYNKY